The Verrucomicrobiia bacterium genomic sequence GGATAGCCTGTTTTGCACGCCTTGAAAGCCATTGACAAGATATATTTACTATGTTAAGAATGTTCAGTTTAAATTGAACGATGACTAAAGACTCTCCATCCGCCAACTGGCCAGCCGTGCGCCGCAAGTTTATCGAAGCGGGCGGCAGCACCACGCAATCCTTCGGGCTCGGCCGCATTCTCGGCCAGATTTACGCCCTGCTCTATCTCAGCCCCGCTCCCCTCTGCCTCGACGATATTGTCCGGGAACTTAGCGTCAGCAAAGCCAGCGTCAGCACCACGGTGCGCCAGCTCGAACGCTGGTCCGCCGTCAAGCGCGTCTGGGTCCAGGGTGATCGCAAGGATTACTACGAAGCTGAAACCGATTTCAACGCGGTCCTGCGTCACGGACTGCTCACGACGGTCCGCAAAAAACTCGATACCGCCGGCTCACAAATCAACCACGCGGAGAGTTCCCTCCGCGAGACTCGCGCCAGGGGCAATGGCAAGAGCCACGACGACCTTGCGGTCGTGATGCAGCGCCTCGATCACGCGAAGCAATTTCACAGCAAGATCCAGGGGCTCCTGAACAATCCCCTGCTCGATCATCTGCTGTAAGCCGTAAAGACGGGCAACTCCGTCGGGGAGTTGGAGACGGGACAACGAAGCATGAACCTTCGATGGGTCGAAGGAAGGAAGAACAGGCATTCGCCTCGGGCGACATGCACCTGAATGGCGGCAGCATGTTTTTGAAACGTTGATGAGTTCCCTTTCCACAACAGTCATTTCCGCGGATCGGCAGGAGCGGCTGCGCCAGTTCCTCAAGGACCTTTGGGACTACCGCGAGCTTTTCTATACCTTCCTCCAGCGCGACTTGAAGGTGCGGTACAAGCAAACGGCGCTGGGTGCGATCTGGGTGGTGCTCCAGCCCGTGACGACCACCGCGGCCTACGTGCTGATCTTCGGTAAGATCGCCCGCATGCCCACTGACGGGCTGCCGTTGGTGCTCTTCTATTTCGCGTCGAACGTGCCCTGGAGCGCATTCTCTCGGGAGTTGACTGGCTGCGCCTTGAGCATTGAGGGCAACGCGCAGTTGATCAGCAAAGTGTATTTCCCCCGCATCGTGGTTCCCGGGGCGATTATCTCCGCCTCCCTGGTCGACTTTGCCATCGGCTGGTTCATCTTGAACCTGGTCGCGGCTTGGATGGGTTACTGGCACTGGCAACTGGTGGCGCTGACGCCCCTGCTGCTACTCATTCAATGGTGCACAGCTCTCGGCATCGGCCTGGTTCTCGCAGCCGTAAACGCCCAGTATCGCGACGTCAAGAATGTCATCGGCTTCCTCGTGCAGATCATGATGCTCGCCACGCCGGTGATTTACCCCATTTCCCGACTTCCGCTGGGTGTTCAGCCGTACCTGTTTCTCAACCCAATGGCCGGCGTCGTCACCGCGTACCGCGACTGTCTCAAAGGTGGACCCTTCAATGGCCAGCTCCTCGGTTTGTCACTGCTGATGGGCTTGGTCTATCTCTGCGCGGGTTTCTGGTTCTTCCGCAAACAAGAATCCCGCCTCGCCGACATTCTCTAGGCGCACGATGAGCGACACCGCGATCAAAATCGAAAACCTTGGCAAGCGCTATCGTTACGGGGGCGTGGCCCCCTTGAGCGACAGCCTGCGGGCAGATATCATGGATTGGGCGAAAGGTTTGCTCCGCTTACGAGAGGAGAAAGGGCCGACCGGCGCACCGCATCACGAGTCCTTTCGCCAGATCCAAGCTCATCGCCTGGACGCCGACCCCAACTACTTCTGGGCGCTGCGCGATGTGAATCTTGAAATCAAACAGGGCGAAGTCGTCGGTATCATTGGCCGCAACGGCGCCGGCAAGAGCACGCTGCTGAAAATCCTCTCGCGCATCACCCCGCCCACGACCGGCGCGATCACCTACCACGGCCGCGTCGCCAGCCTCCTCGAAGTCGGCACCGGCTTCCACCGCGAACTGACCGGCCGCGAAAACATCTTCCTGAACGGCTCGATCCTCAGCATGAAACGCGCCGAGATAACGAAGCGATTCGATGAAATCGTCGCCTTCGCCGAAATCGACAAATTCATCGACACCCCCGTAAAATTCTACTCAAGCGGCATGTACGTGCGCCTGGCCTTCGCCGTCGCCGCCCACCTGGAACCCGAAATCCTCATCGTGGACGAAGTCCTGGCCGTCGGCGACGCCGCGTTTCAGAAGAAATGTTTGGGGAAGATGGGTGAGGTGGCTAAAGGGGGACGCACGGTAGTGTTTGTCAGTCACAATATGGCTGCGATTCTGGGCCTGTGCCAGCGGGTCGTCAGCCTGGAGAACGGCATGCTTACGAAGGATGGCCCCACGCAAGATGTGGTGGAATTCTATCTGTCCAAGGACGGCAAGAAGGGACAGAACCAATTGGCGCAACGAAAAGATCGCACCGGGTCGGGCCGACTACAATTTACCAGCGTTCGTTTGTGCACGGAAAGCGGTGAGGTCGATACTGTGAAATCCGGAGAGGATCTAACAGTTGAACTTTACTTTGAAGCACCGGAGCCGATCTTCCCGAGGAGTGCACGGCTGGGAATCTCGCTTGTAACAGCAACAGGTGTCGAACTCGTCTCATTCGACAGCGCAAGCGGGAGCTTTGAACCACAATGCCTGCCTATCAGAGGCGTTTTTCGCTGCCACATCCCGCATTTTCCATTGGTTCGCGGTACATATCAAGGGTGGCTTTATGCAGCGATCAATGGCGAAGCGGCTGACCGCGTAGAAGACGCATTCAGCATCAGGGTAATCAGTGGAGAATACCCGAAGATGGGATATCTCGCACTCGACCACCAGTGGAGAGTCGCTGACAACCCCTCATCAGTCCCCTAAGGCTGTGCGGTTACGTCGAACTCATCATGAAACACATTCTGGTATTCGTCCGGCTGATGCTCACCGGCCATCCGAAACGCGCGGTGCGCCATTTGCAGTCATTGTATTACATGCGAACAACTGGCGACTCTCTGCGGTTGCATATTGGCTGCGGAAGCCGAAGGCTTCCCGGCTTTGTGAATATCGACCGCAATTCCAGCGCGGCCACAGACTATGTTGCGGATGCAGGGCACCTTCCTTGCCGTGAGAATTCCGTGGAACGGATTGAGAATTATCACGTCATTGAACACATTCCCTATCCAGCCGTTAGAGGAGTTCTAATGGAATGGTTCCGCGTTCTAATTCCAGGAGGGACCCTTGTCATCGAATGTCCTGATTTTGACCGGGCGTCTCGCGAGTATCTTGATGGAAACGAAGAGCGCCTGTATAGCATTTACGGACGCCAACGTTTTCCAGGAGATGCACACCATTGGGGTTATACCGCAGCAAGACTCAAGACGTTGCTCGAGTCTGTCGGTTTTTCAGACATGGAAGCGCAACCTCCACAAGATTATCATAAAGAGAATGAGCCTTGCCTCCGTATTGAGTGCCGGAAGTCGATTACCAAGCCATGAACTACCGCAGCATCGCCTCTCTCAATCGCCAGATCATCCGATGGATGAGCGGCCTTCCTCGTGACATCACAGTAGTTGTTGGGATCCCCCGAAGTGGTCTTCTGGCTGCCAACATCTTGGCACTTCACCGAAATATCCCATTAACGGACGTAGACCGCCTCATCGAAGGAAAGTTGATACAAACTGGTGAGCGTTATGGGGGTGTCCGCGCAGATTCGCTACTCTCAGCCCGGCAGACTGTACTGGTCCTTGACGATAGCATTGCCACCGGCAAACAGATGAACCTGGTAAAGGCGAAGATCAGCGCCGCCAAGCTCCCGCATACCATTTACTATGGGGCCGTGTATGCCATGCCCGGGTCAAGACGGCTTGTTGATTTCTTTGCTGAGATTGTCCCAAGTCCGCGTGTGTTCGAATGGAATGTCATGCATTCCGGCACGCTCCCCGACTGTTGCGTAGATATTGACGGCGTCTTATGCGTAGACCCGACCAAGGAAGAAAATGACGATGGGAAGAACTACGAGAATTTCCTTCGCAACGCGGCGCCGTTAATCATCCCAACCAAACGGATTACTGCCCTCGTGACGTGCCGTCTTGAAAAGTACCGCGCCCTGACAGAAGCATGGCTTACCAAGTACCGGGTACAATATGACAAATTGTACATGCTAAACCTTCCCACGAAAGAGGCCCGCGTAGCCGCGAACGCTCATGCAAAGTTCAAAGCCGTCATTTACAAAGACCTCCGCGCGCCACTGTTCATTGAAAGCTCGCTGACACAGGCTGTTGATATTGCGCGGTTTTCCGGGA encodes the following:
- a CDS encoding methyltransferase domain-containing protein: MKHILVFVRLMLTGHPKRAVRHLQSLYYMRTTGDSLRLHIGCGSRRLPGFVNIDRNSSAATDYVADAGHLPCRENSVERIENYHVIEHIPYPAVRGVLMEWFRVLIPGGTLVIECPDFDRASREYLDGNEERLYSIYGRQRFPGDAHHWGYTAARLKTLLESVGFSDMEAQPPQDYHKENEPCLRIECRKSITKP
- a CDS encoding phosphoribosyltransferase family protein, which encodes MPEVDYQAMNYRSIASLNRQIIRWMSGLPRDITVVVGIPRSGLLAANILALHRNIPLTDVDRLIEGKLIQTGERYGGVRADSLLSARQTVLVLDDSIATGKQMNLVKAKISAAKLPHTIYYGAVYAMPGSRRLVDFFAEIVPSPRVFEWNVMHSGTLPDCCVDIDGVLCVDPTKEENDDGKNYENFLRNAAPLIIPTKRITALVTCRLEKYRALTEAWLTKYRVQYDKLYMLNLPTKEARVAANAHAKFKAVIYKDLRAPLFIESSLTQAVDIARFSGKEVLCIETGEMVTPKKADAILQATLDLPKRLRRKLPKSFRTNVKAWLGSAKHSR
- a CDS encoding ABC transporter ATP-binding protein, encoding MSDTAIKIENLGKRYRYGGVAPLSDSLRADIMDWAKGLLRLREEKGPTGAPHHESFRQIQAHRLDADPNYFWALRDVNLEIKQGEVVGIIGRNGAGKSTLLKILSRITPPTTGAITYHGRVASLLEVGTGFHRELTGRENIFLNGSILSMKRAEITKRFDEIVAFAEIDKFIDTPVKFYSSGMYVRLAFAVAAHLEPEILIVDEVLAVGDAAFQKKCLGKMGEVAKGGRTVVFVSHNMAAILGLCQRVVSLENGMLTKDGPTQDVVEFYLSKDGKKGQNQLAQRKDRTGSGRLQFTSVRLCTESGEVDTVKSGEDLTVELYFEAPEPIFPRSARLGISLVTATGVELVSFDSASGSFEPQCLPIRGVFRCHIPHFPLVRGTYQGWLYAAINGEAADRVEDAFSIRVISGEYPKMGYLALDHQWRVADNPSSVP
- a CDS encoding ABC transporter permease produces the protein MSSLSTTVISADRQERLRQFLKDLWDYRELFYTFLQRDLKVRYKQTALGAIWVVLQPVTTTAAYVLIFGKIARMPTDGLPLVLFYFASNVPWSAFSRELTGCALSIEGNAQLISKVYFPRIVVPGAIISASLVDFAIGWFILNLVAAWMGYWHWQLVALTPLLLLIQWCTALGIGLVLAAVNAQYRDVKNVIGFLVQIMMLATPVIYPISRLPLGVQPYLFLNPMAGVVTAYRDCLKGGPFNGQLLGLSLLMGLVYLCAGFWFFRKQESRLADIL